ccaaatcacatcccaaaccacccctttcaaggtgttacaacatttttgggacaccctgtatatacagggtagaggtgatttgaaacaactttttccttagcgaaaatgttatccgaggcGTCGTTcagcagatattaacaaaaaaacttcgaccaatcagagcgcgtagccttcgctaccacggtcGCTTCAatggtatactcgcgctctgattggtcagtgttttccgttaatatctcctcaacgaaacctcggacaacattttcgctaaggaaaaagttgttccaaatcacaTCCCAAACCCCCcctttcaagatgttacaacattattaggacaccctgtatatctcgAGATCGGGACACGCTACAGGGTTGATGTTTTGCATAtggaaatagtatttaaaaagagTGTTTCATACTTGGAAAGCTCGGACTGATATGCAGCTCTTGCAGTACGCGGCGACGATATTTACGCAGAAAAAGGGTACCCAACATATTAAGAAAACTCCCATAATTACGCCCACGGTGATGGCGGCCTTGTGATCGGACACGTGGTAAGGGCTTGTCGGCTTCGTTTTTGTTTGCGGTTTTGGTGGCTTGTTGCGAGTGCTCTTCGCGCGAAAGCTCTTGGCCATTGAGGTGTCGGGTAGTTTTGTCACCGCCCGGATGCTTTTCACGTGCTTCTGAGCGTAGCAATAGAGCCTGAAAGTAACAACCAcgttcatatacatatacatatttagatatatatttagatatacatatagtatatacatattttttttttaaaaacataaccAATTATTCGATggtttcttattaaaatttacctGCAATAAATTCCCAGCATCACGATGCAGGGTACGTAAAAAGATATGGAAGAGGAGACCACCGCGTAAGTGGGCGTAAGTTCTAAGGTGCACGTAGGGTGTTCCTGAAAAGCAAGACGATCGAGAAGTAGATAAAGTTATTTCGAATACGTTGcaacgtttatttcaaaaagtatttCTGTAGTCTTTATAGGGACCTCGATGTATAGGGCgtgtaaaaattatgttaacgCTCGTATGGAATTTGTCTCTATACCGAATAGTCTGTATAGTCGTACCTCTATAGTTGTGCCGTTATCTATGGGTTCGTTTGCCCGGTGAAGGCCTAGGCTGATCGGTACGAAAGATATGAGTCCCGCGAGCAGCCACACGATAGCGATTCCAGCGAACGCGACTCTTCTCGTCACCCAACGTCCGTATCTGTTTGCGACACGATAGATGAGCATTTTGTTTTCGATACGAAGTCACGATTTGTCCAGTtttgaataatagaataaacgaagaaaaggaaTTGCCTGAGAGGGTCCTTGATGTGTATGTAACGATCGAGGGAAATCGCGCAGAGATTCAAAATGGAGGCAGTGCTGCACATAACGTCAAAGGCGATCCAGGTGTCGCAGAACGCCGGACCGAAGACCCAATAGCCGAGGAGATCGTTCACTCCGGCAATAGTCATCACCAGGCAACCGACGGTGAGGTCGGCGATCGCGAGGGAGGCCAGGAACAGATTTCCTATCCTCCGTAACCCGCGGTCCGTGTAAATTGCCACGCAGACGAGTATGTTGCCCGCGACGGATAAAAATATCAAGATCAGGAAGAGGAATCCTGGAAGAATCGGACGAACAAACTGCTGGAATAGAATCGATGGAGCTTACACAACTATCGTTCACCCCTCGAAAAGTCTCCGTGTTAGAGTCAAAGGTTCGAATATCGCGAATTTAACCTTGTCCAGTCGAACGATATCGTCCTAACTGGATCGTTTTGTTTCGGTATAATATTACGTTATTCTTCCTACAAGTTTGCTTTTGGAATTTTACGATCGGGGGATAACGGTAATCAATTGTCATGCTCGCGTGTCGTTCAGGAAACAGAGTGTCGAGTAGATAAAAATCAACATCAATTTTCTAGACTTTTTCCATCGCACAGAGGTGCTCGACGATTGTTTTCCGATTCAAGTCCGTGTCCTCTGCCAATTCCCGAGTCGTTCGACATTGGTCGAGGTAAAGAAGAGCTTGGAGAACGTCCTCGTTGAACTCGATTTGTCGTCCGGAGTATGTCCGGGGTTATTCTACAAATTGCCGTTATCGAATCGTAAACGTTGCGAATAGATTCTTTGCAAGCAGTCAggattattgatttttatctaCTCGAGATTTTGAAAACATTCACCGCTACTAAATTTAATCGGAAAACGTTAAAAGCAAAGTTACCAACGGAGAATAGGCCCTTGTAACGTTATATAGGAACAAACAATTCAGTTGGGACGATATCGAGTCGAACTAGAATGCTGCGGGCATATTTCTCGACCTAATAGGCGTGTCACCAAAATTAGTAGCGAACCCTCCAGACGCTAGTTATTGGATCCAGGAAGACGAGAAGCGTATACGTAAAAGTATATGGAATAGGAAGAATGAGAGAAATTAGGGAAATCGAAATACCCGGCACTAAGCAAAgcgaacaaataaatcaacGTTTGTTGGAAACGGGGAAGGTGAAAAGTTTATAAAAGTAACGGAAAAAGCAAGACACGACGAGCAACGGAGTAGACGACGAAACAGAGAGGGTATTGGGGGATTGGGCGAGCTTAGATCAAAGTTTTCGAGCGTAGAGCCTCTCAGAGGGTTGTCTTCGAGGGGCGAGTCGCGATCGATCAAATGGGAAGTTTAGCGAACCAACTAGAAGCACCGACAACAGCGAGGAAGCGTCTTCAGGCAGATCTTCTTCCCCGTCTGTCAGGTTATTCTGCAAACAGACAAAAGGATTTCATGAATACACCAAGACCTCTGACAGATTACAATTTCTGGCTGAAACGGTTACTTTCCTTTCGAGCGAGTACTCGGAACAAAGTACTCGCACAGTATACAAAGAAGCGGATGTAATATTTAGGGAAAATACTTTACGATTCGTACGATACGTTAATTGATACACGTAGAAGCAGGATTTTACCTTTTTGTTATATACACTAAagaaagtattaggttgttccaaaagtttctttcgttttattaataagtaatacatatacaatattttatgtctaatgttacattattgaatcatgtacgattcattttgcttcattactgttacaacatcaacatgtaagaaattagaaattgcaaattacgaaagaaacttttgggacaacctaatatttactaCATCGCTCGAGTATTTAACGCGTCGTCACCGATACCTTAGATAATATTAGCACATACAGGGAAAATATTATAGCGCGATTGTTCGCTAGGTATTCAATGTCTAGTGAACGACACAACAAAGCTATGCTATTGTATCGACATGGCCAAATTTATGTTTGAACGTATTATAATATCGCGGAACTCGGTAGTTAAACACCGGAGAGTCGAGTAGCGCAAAACGTGCGACGGAGTTGAATCGACGCCTTGTGAATTAAGCATAATCGTTGCGTTGTCTGCGAAAGGGCTCTCTGCAAGGACAGCTACATAATACAGTGTATAATGTATTAGGAGGGCCGAAAAGTAAcgtcatttcttttaaattaaattcaaacaaatattcttaacaattttctatttttaagcaattatgtaatcaccctcgttatcaaTGGCcctttgccatctagtgtgcaaaatTTCTAATGCGAGATCGATAAGAATCAATGATCCGATGAACGATAAATAAGTATTGatattcgcagaaacgacattactttccagtccacctaataatATAATGCCGTTTCCCTTGTACGAGATATTTCTTTTACCGctaaatttgcaaaaaattgattcatcGTCGCTTGTCATTCCTTAACGGTGTCTTATCGCGAAAGGGGAGAGTGGTTCGTAAACGATGTCCAATTTCACTCGTGtctatttcctttttctttctcatttttacGCTTCGATTTTTAAACACTGGCTGGCACTTATTTCTCCCATTTCCGCGGGATTTTCATTCTGTTATTGGAATTTGATCGAACACGCGCAAGTATTTTTCTATCTGGACGGCTCTTTCCTTCTCGCGCCTCCTTTTCCTCGAGGTATCCAAAGTCTCTCGACCATCTAAAAACGTGCCAGGAGTTTCTGACTGAGAATGGCATACTGAAACGCGCGCGTTGTACGCTGATACTTCTATTTTCCCCTTTTATTTTCCCGATATTTCACACCAAAGCTGTATATACACTCAGGAATACTCCCGAGATTCGTATTCACGGAAAATCGATACTACAGACGGACCAAGATGACGTTGGGTTTACAGGCTCTTTATTTCCGCCCGAACGCGTTGTCTATCAAGCCGTTCTGTCCCATCTCGAAGACACGTAAGAATATCGGGACGAAGGGTGCCAGGGTAACGCCTACGTTACGCGCGTTCCTATCAATAATCTGACAGCCAGCGTTTCTAGAACTGCGCTTTCTTCTCATTAACATACGTTGACGAGATCCGACCCGGTGGCACGTGACAATTTCCCGTCGCGCGAACATATTCGAGTTTCGCACCTAGCCATcgatcgttcttttttttgttacttacCATTtgcctttttcttcttcttcaaatTCTCTGTACCCATAGAGACATTTGTCTATAGTTTAGATCTACGCGCTAATTGCTAGCAATTAATGATCTCCGTTTACCGTTGATCGTCGAATCGTTGACGATTAGTTTCGATATTTTGGTATCGAATTTAACGAGGTCTCCGATCAGTTTCCAATTTTCTCCGGCTCGCTTTCATCTCATTACCAAAGCCTACTTCCATGATGTTCTCGCGCGGATTCGACCGGTTGCCGTACACAGATTTACGACCGTGTTTCACGAACGTTTGAATAATCGCCTCACCGAAGCATCCGTGGAATTGAACTCGTCTCTGTGATACACACGGCCAACTATCCCATTGATTCTTCAAGGGAAAGTGAAATTGTCTATTTTGGAACGTTTGGTCGGGGGAAATGCGTCGATGCAAACAGGAGGTTGCATCGTTTAATGATCCAGCGTTACCCTGcgtttgttattcgaaattcttGATTGGACAAGAACTTTTCTCGTCTATTGCGTAGAACAAGTAGACTCCGGTTGAGAAGAGCGAAAGGCAAATTAGTACATCAcggaaatttacatttaaaagagTACGCTTTATGTAAAAAGTTTCGCATCGAGGAGAAAGATTGTCTTAAAATGATTAACGTTACTTTCCATCGTTTTCTCATGTTTTCAAACGTTTCCGTGGCGGGGGGAAAGatttaataacataataatattgaaatccCCGCGGTCCACCCTCGCTTTTAAGGCGATCGTATTTTTTCTCGGGCGGCTCGTCGGAAAAATTCCACCTCGGAGCACTGCTTGTGCCAGTGCATTGATTTTCTGGACGTAGTGCAACGCATGCATATgcagagaaagaaagagaaacattttattgtgGCCAGCGAACTGTACTCGCCCCCTTGGTAAATTATTGctagattaaaaaattacgattaacGAAGCAGCCCGCATTGTTCCAGCCGCTTCcggtgaaattgaatttcattcgcAGTACCTTCGAGAACAGATTCAgacaaattcttttcttttcttttagcTGTGGTTAATAATGTCGCGAGCTTTCGCACCAAGACTCTCGCGTATTCATGATTTTTATTGGATCGCGGTGCAAACAATAACGACAGTTTATCGGATAACAATCTATAATTGGAGATAATGTTTGCGCGGTTGGTAAATTGGCTCGAACGATCTGGCAAAATGAAAACCTTCTTCGGTTAAAATCTGCGTAATTAGCCACCGTTCGGGGAATCGGAAACGTTTCATCGTTAGAGCTGACGATTATGGCGAATATACGGTTCTATAACCCGTAACGACCGCGTACTTAATCGAGCTGTTTAATTAGttcgcgttaattaaattgtaacgtTGTTACGTTGTAACGTGTTAAAACGGCAATTGTTGTAGGCTTTTCCAGATGTaatatcttcgattaattCACGATCGCTTATCCTTCAAACACGTTAAGTATTTCGAGCTGCGCTTACGCCAGTTTGTACCGGAATAAATGTAATCTCCATCGAAAATGATCTCTAAACGCGAGCTTAGGATCGCGAACGACTACGTCGTCTAATCCGACGCAATTGTACGAGTTCGGTGTTcgagtatattaaaaattgtatctccGGTCATCGAGAATCGAAATTCCGCCGTCGTAGAAATCTCCGTTTGGGAACGGAAGAGAGATTTCGGTGCGGGgctggaagaagaaaaaggttGTCCCATTAATACCAATTTTTTATCGCCTtcggttttatttctttctcgatAAGGTGTAGGAATCCTCCTCCATTTCTTTCGCTCTCTCCGATGTCCCGTCCATTTTCTTCGAGGACGAACGAACGTCTTCTCGTTCCAATTCGAAATACGAGATCGACTCGAGACGTAGACGCGTAAACGTTTATGTATCGCCTTGGAGAGGCATGCGACATTTTATTCTGGCAAAGGAACGAGTAGACACGAGGCGAAAAGGATAAATTACCCGTGCATTGTCTGAGCTATCGCGCGAATGTAACACGAGCGGAACCTCGAAAAGCCTGTGTCGTACTTTAAACGAAGCTGTGGTTTTCGAGGCGAAATCATGTACGCTCGAAAGATCGTCCTCGGATCTTGGCAAAATATCGCGCACGATGGCGAAAACTTTTCACGGAGGAGGCCGTTTGGGGGAAGGAAAAGTCTGAAATttaactggaagaaatattcaaggGAAGGGAGAATTGAGAGCATTTGAGATTTACGATTTATCCCCCTTCGTCTCTTGGGACTAATTGGTCTTTCGGGTGAATGTGCAAGATGTGGCGTAGCCTTGGGTTGTCCCTTTGAGCAAATAATCTCAAAGGACATCTCAACGGTTGGAACACCCGTGCTCGTTCTTTCGAATTTCATTGGATCGTTAATCGTTGCCTCGAGAATTTGGAGATCGAGAAATACGCGGTAACTAGTATATagagtattgtctcgaaataagcaactcggtaTCCCCagctttttatttgaattcggCCGCCGAGTGAGAGATCCGAGTGAGAGATCCGAAAAGAAGTGAGAGATACGTGAAAGCGAGAAGTCAGATTAGTGGAAAGAGCACAGAACATgtgtaatgttttctctttctctgtcgcGCGTATTCTTTGAAACAATACTGTTAGTTGTATGTAGCGTTACCTCTACATCGAACCCTCTGTTTTTTCCACGGGTTCCCCCTCGTCTCACTCGAGACTCAAAGTCAAGCCGAATAGCAATACCTCCCACGAAATTCCCATGAAATTCTATCAAAGAACGAGCGTAAAACGTGGGATTGGAGCCAATGGTCCGTTTAATAATTCACCCTGCATTGAAATCGAAAAGCTGTgcaattattcgaacaatcgAAACGGAATATTCAATTCGCCACTTGTTTCTATCTCTTGCACGGTTTGTCTTCTTCCGTCTCTTATCTTCGCCGATACCGAGAAGCAAGATTCCAAAGTTGTCCCAAGTACGGCAGAGAACTCGAGTTTTCTCGACGGCGACCATTAACGACCCACGTATTCAATGCTCGATGGCGTAGCCGGTGCACCTTCCGTTCGAGTTACTCGCTAGAAGTTCGCCGCGTTTAacgcttttattttatttaacgaccATCTTATCACGACTCACTACCGTTTCCGAGCACTGGAAGATAAAAGTCGCAGCGAGCGCGCCGCGctggtttaattaaaatcgattcaCTTCAGCCGGAGTCCggcaaattttgtttcgaataacgaataaaaccgAAAGATTCATTCTTGAATACCGGATTCGTTTCACGGTAGAAACGTTGTTACGGGCGTTTCGGCAATTGGGCTCGGTGTACTTT
This portion of the Hylaeus volcanicus isolate JK05 chromosome 4, UHH_iyHylVolc1.0_haploid, whole genome shotgun sequence genome encodes:
- the LOC128874849 gene encoding dopamine receptor 1-like isoform X4, which translates into the protein MTIAGVNDLLGYWVFGPAFCDTWIAFDVMCSTASILNLCAISLDRYIHIKDPLRYGRWVTRRVAFAGIAIVWLLAGLISFVPISLGLHRANEPIDNGTTIEEHPTCTLELTPTYAVVSSSISFYVPCIVMLGIYCRLYCYAQKHVKSIRAVTKLPDTSMAKSFRAKSTRNKPPKPQTKTKPTSPYHVSDHKAAITVGVIMGVFLICWVPFFCVNIVAAYCKSCISVRAFQVLTWLGYSNSAFNPIIYSIFNTEFREAFKRILTKGARARGNQPSTSECGEFRSVVVQKRNGSMIECNISPRSSADSCQVGIMGQRHRDTIVSAI
- the LOC128874849 gene encoding dopamine receptor 1-like isoform X3; the protein is MNNLTDGEEDLPEDASSLLSVLLVGFLFLILIFLSVAGNILVCVAIYTDRGLRRIGNLFLASLAIADLTVGCLVMTIAGVNDLLGYWVFGPAFCDTWIAFDVMCSTASILNLCAISLDRYIHIKDPLRYGRWVTRRVAFAGIAIVWLLAGLISFVPISLGLHRANEPIDNGTTIEEHPTCTLELTPTYAVVSSSISFYVPCIVMLGIYCRLYCYAQKHVKSIRAVTKLPDTSMAKSFRAKSTRNKPPKPQTKTKPTSPYHVSDHKAAITVGVIMGVFLICWVPFFCVNIVAAYCKSCISVRAFQVLTWLGYSNSAFNPIIYSIFNTEFREAFKRILTKGARARGNQPSTSECGEFRSVVVQKRNGSMIECNISPRSSADSCQVGIMGQRHRDTIVSAI
- the LOC128874849 gene encoding dopamine receptor 1-like isoform X1 — encoded protein: MNQFFANLANNLTDGEEDLPEDASSLLSVLLVGFLFLILIFLSVAGNILVCVAIYTDRGLRRIGNLFLASLAIADLTVGCLVMTIAGVNDLLGYWVFGPAFCDTWIAFDVMCSTASILNLCAISLDRYIHIKDPLRYGRWVTRRVAFAGIAIVWLLAGLISFVPISLGLHRANEPIDNGTTIEEHPTCTLELTPTYAVVSSSISFYVPCIVMLGIYCRLYCYAQKHVKSIRAVTKLPDTSMAKSFRAKSTRNKPPKPQTKTKPTSPYHVSDHKAAITVGVIMGVFLICWVPFFCVNIVAAYCKSCISVRAFQVLTWLGYSNSAFNPIIYSIFNTEFREAFKRILTKGARARGNQPSTSECGEFRSVVVQKRNGSMIECNISPRSSADSCQVGIMGQRHRDTIVSAI
- the LOC128874849 gene encoding dopamine receptor 1-like isoform X2; the protein is MILPQNNLTDGEEDLPEDASSLLSVLLVGFLFLILIFLSVAGNILVCVAIYTDRGLRRIGNLFLASLAIADLTVGCLVMTIAGVNDLLGYWVFGPAFCDTWIAFDVMCSTASILNLCAISLDRYIHIKDPLRYGRWVTRRVAFAGIAIVWLLAGLISFVPISLGLHRANEPIDNGTTIEEHPTCTLELTPTYAVVSSSISFYVPCIVMLGIYCRLYCYAQKHVKSIRAVTKLPDTSMAKSFRAKSTRNKPPKPQTKTKPTSPYHVSDHKAAITVGVIMGVFLICWVPFFCVNIVAAYCKSCISVRAFQVLTWLGYSNSAFNPIIYSIFNTEFREAFKRILTKGARARGNQPSTSECGEFRSVVVQKRNGSMIECNISPRSSADSCQVGIMGQRHRDTIVSAI